In Chitinophaga sp. HK235, a single window of DNA contains:
- a CDS encoding phosphatidylglycerol lysyltransferase domain-containing protein, which produces MPLEKKILSAAFLRKLHWKELLALLFILLAIYFFRSQRHELSSLVPAIEKADRVWVFIGIAVTGIYILLQALMYVFSFRAIGSRLSTYLSTELFLKRNLLSVFLPAGGVSSLAYVPQSLRRAQLHKQQIHQASGIYGFVGILSVFLAGIPVVMYAMLHTGSMKDAGWGLAAICVLLAAVVWVVHSMQKRGKAYQLLIKYFPATAHKVDEIFSFQLSMPSFTYTVLASVLIEVTGVAHLYLSMLAAGVAPSLEAACVGYIVATIFLIISPFLRGLGAIELSLAYLLSNYGYSTLEALEITLLFRLFEFWLPLAAGIVAFALKGRDLALRLLPPILIFLLGMVNIFSVLTPPLAYRMHLLRAYIPGTSIHASNLLVVFSGLILLVTATFLFRGLRSAWIVALSVSLISIFGHMGKALDYEEASLALITSILLLVTARHYRVKSNRQLVNIGVVTAVATFLLVLIFGTVGFYFLNVRHFGIDFTWQQSLRHAFHCFMLLEDDGLRPGTRFAREFMSAIRVLGVSSWAFLFYTIIRPYLQVAKPTNTSLEKAKFYLSQYGDSPMDYFKVGQDKILYVSDQYEGFIAYRVASSFAIVLEEPVCSEDNKLMLLEEFEQQCRKMGLRPAFYRVDEDSTYYFSQLKKKKMLIGQEAIMDIRDFTLSGKDKKSLRNALNSLANKGYVTTLHAAPQSAAMLAELKQVSDEWLEQYEVKEMTFSQGLFDATAMREQDMITVTDAEGKIVAFLNIIPDYTPGECTYDLIRKRTNAPGGVMDALIIALIQDAQQKGLQYLNLGMVPMSGISQPENTAEKMVKYAYEKLRFFRHYQGLREFKDKYATVWTNKYLIYEHDFDLLQLPAALSKVMQP; this is translated from the coding sequence ATGCCTCTTGAAAAAAAGATCCTGTCTGCGGCTTTTTTGCGGAAACTCCACTGGAAGGAGTTATTAGCATTGTTGTTTATTCTGTTAGCCATCTATTTTTTCCGTTCACAACGCCATGAATTATCCTCTCTGGTGCCTGCCATCGAAAAGGCAGACCGGGTATGGGTGTTTATCGGTATTGCTGTAACAGGCATATACATTCTGTTACAGGCCCTCATGTATGTATTCAGTTTCCGTGCGATAGGCTCCAGGCTGAGCACCTACCTGAGCACTGAACTTTTTCTGAAACGTAACCTGCTTTCCGTGTTTCTGCCAGCCGGCGGCGTTAGCTCCCTGGCTTATGTACCGCAGAGTTTGCGGCGTGCACAACTCCATAAACAACAGATACACCAGGCATCCGGTATTTATGGATTTGTAGGGATCCTGTCTGTTTTTCTGGCAGGCATACCGGTAGTGATGTATGCCATGCTGCATACCGGCAGTATGAAAGACGCCGGCTGGGGACTAGCCGCTATCTGTGTATTGCTGGCCGCTGTAGTGTGGGTGGTACATTCCATGCAAAAAAGGGGAAAAGCCTATCAGCTGTTGATAAAATATTTTCCGGCCACTGCCCATAAGGTTGATGAAATCTTCTCCTTTCAGTTGTCCATGCCTTCTTTTACGTATACCGTGCTGGCATCGGTGCTGATTGAAGTCACCGGTGTGGCCCATCTGTACCTCAGTATGTTGGCAGCAGGGGTAGCCCCTTCGCTGGAAGCAGCCTGTGTAGGGTATATTGTGGCCACTATCTTCCTGATCATCTCTCCGTTTCTGCGGGGCCTCGGCGCCATCGAGCTTTCGCTGGCGTACCTGCTCAGCAATTATGGTTACTCGACACTGGAAGCACTGGAGATCACACTGTTGTTCCGTTTGTTTGAATTCTGGCTGCCCCTGGCGGCCGGTATCGTGGCTTTTGCACTGAAAGGCCGGGACCTGGCGCTGCGGCTGCTGCCGCCCATCCTGATCTTTTTACTGGGGATGGTCAATATTTTCTCAGTACTCACCCCTCCGCTGGCTTACCGTATGCATCTGTTGCGGGCTTATATACCTGGTACTTCCATCCATGCCTCCAACCTGCTGGTGGTATTTTCCGGGCTGATATTGCTGGTAACGGCCACCTTCCTTTTCAGGGGGCTGCGCAGCGCCTGGATCGTAGCGCTATCAGTATCCCTGATATCTATATTTGGTCACATGGGTAAAGCGCTCGACTATGAAGAGGCATCCCTGGCGCTGATCACCAGCATCCTGTTACTGGTCACTGCCAGACATTACCGGGTGAAAAGCAACCGGCAACTGGTGAATATCGGAGTCGTCACGGCGGTGGCCACTTTCCTACTGGTATTGATATTTGGAACCGTCGGTTTTTATTTCCTGAATGTGCGGCATTTCGGTATTGACTTCACCTGGCAGCAGTCCTTACGGCATGCCTTCCACTGTTTTATGTTGCTGGAAGATGATGGCCTGCGCCCAGGGACCCGTTTTGCACGGGAGTTCATGTCGGCCATCCGTGTGCTGGGTGTCAGCTCCTGGGCCTTCCTGTTTTATACCATTATCCGTCCATACCTTCAGGTGGCCAAGCCTACCAACACATCTCTTGAAAAAGCGAAGTTTTACCTGAGCCAGTATGGCGATTCTCCGATGGATTATTTTAAAGTAGGACAAGATAAGATCCTGTACGTATCTGATCAATATGAAGGTTTTATTGCCTACCGGGTAGCCAGTAGTTTTGCTATTGTGCTGGAAGAACCGGTTTGCAGCGAAGACAATAAACTGATGTTGCTCGAAGAATTTGAGCAACAATGCCGGAAGATGGGCCTGCGGCCCGCTTTTTACCGGGTAGATGAAGACAGCACCTATTATTTCAGCCAGCTGAAGAAGAAAAAAATGCTGATTGGTCAGGAAGCCATTATGGATATCCGTGATTTCACCCTCAGTGGCAAAGACAAAAAATCGCTGCGTAATGCGCTCAACAGCCTGGCCAACAAAGGGTATGTGACCACCCTGCATGCAGCACCTCAATCAGCGGCTATGCTGGCTGAGCTGAAGCAGGTAAGCGATGAATGGCTGGAACAGTATGAGGTGAAGGAAATGACTTTCTCACAGGGCCTGTTTGATGCTACCGCCATGCGGGAACAGGACATGATCACCGTTACAGATGCCGAAGGCAAAATAGTGGCGTTCCTGAATATTATTCCCGACTATACGCCGGGAGAATGCACCTACGATCTTATCCGTAAGCGTACCAATGCGCCCGGTGGTGTAATGGACGCACTTATCATCGCATTAATACAGGATGCGCAGCAGAAAGGGCTGCAATACCTCAACCTGGGCATGGTACCGATGTCCGGTATCAGTCAGCCTGAAAACACGGCCGAAAAAATGGTGAAATATGCCTACGAGAAACTGCGTTTCTTCCGGCATTACCAGGGCTTAAGGGAATTCAAGGATAAATATGCCACTGTGTGGACCAACAAATACCTGATTTACGAACATGACTTTGACCTTCTTCAGCTGCCAGCGGCCCTGAGCAAGGTGATGCAGCCTTAG
- a CDS encoding TetR/AcrR family transcriptional regulator, with protein MKLKDDKKYARIFRAVLKLVAKKGLAGMTMGDISKEAGIATGTLYVYFSSKDELINALFAACRENSVTISFKGYNAQQPFKPAFRNIWMNILRYRLQNFEEFIFLEQCYHSPYITAATREKARQLTEPFYALISRGQSEQLIKNIETDLLITFIIGSMNELVKQIHYSGIALTRSRMNHTFDLCWDAIRA; from the coding sequence GTGAAATTGAAAGACGATAAGAAGTATGCCCGGATTTTCAGGGCTGTGCTCAAGCTGGTGGCTAAAAAGGGGCTAGCCGGCATGACCATGGGCGACATCTCCAAAGAGGCCGGTATTGCCACCGGTACTCTGTATGTATATTTCAGCAGTAAAGATGAGCTCATCAACGCCCTCTTCGCCGCCTGCCGCGAAAACTCCGTTACCATCTCCTTCAAGGGATATAATGCGCAGCAGCCGTTTAAGCCCGCATTCCGGAATATCTGGATGAACATACTCCGTTACCGCCTGCAGAACTTTGAGGAATTCATTTTCCTGGAACAATGTTACCACTCCCCTTACATCACCGCAGCTACACGCGAAAAAGCCAGACAGCTGACCGAACCGTTCTACGCGCTGATCTCCAGGGGACAATCAGAACAACTGATCAAAAACATTGAAACAGATTTGCTGATCACATTTATCATCGGCAGTATGAATGAGCTGGTAAAACAAATCCATTACAGCGGCATAGCCCTCACCAGATCAAGGATGAACCATACCTTCGACCTGTGCTGGGATGCTATCAGAGCCTGA
- a CDS encoding alpha-L-fucosidase has product MKKLTLAVITFLCCLQIQAQQKKIFNETPEQMEKRLSWWLNDRFGMFIHWGLYSLPARHEWIKNYERITDSAYQKYFDNFNPDLYNPKEWARMAKAAGMKYAVITTKHHEGFCLFDSKFTDYKATNTAIKKDLIKEWVDAFRAEGLKVGFYYSLIDWHHPDFTIDGVHPQRVNDAKEYERLNKGRDMAKYRTYLYNQVKELMTNYGKIDILWTDFSYPGEHGKDHNDWNSIELIKMVRKLQPGIIINDRLDLGEYEDGGDFVTPEQYKVSEWPTRNGKRVHWETCQTFSGSWGYYRDETSWKDNKQLLVLLIESVSKGGNLLLNVGPTSRGLFDTRAQNRLEGMGEWMKVNSRSIYGCTEAPAGIQRPDNTLLTYNPDTKRLYVHLLDYPLQHIELPGLKGKVKYAQLLHDGSEVKMKGTDKGALVLDLPVRKPDVEIPVIELVME; this is encoded by the coding sequence ATGAAGAAGCTAACGCTTGCTGTTATTACCTTCCTCTGTTGTCTGCAGATACAGGCACAACAGAAGAAGATCTTTAATGAAACGCCGGAGCAGATGGAGAAACGGCTGTCGTGGTGGCTGAATGACCGTTTCGGTATGTTTATCCACTGGGGTCTGTATTCCCTGCCTGCCCGTCATGAGTGGATTAAAAATTATGAGCGTATTACCGACAGCGCTTATCAGAAATACTTCGATAATTTCAATCCCGACCTGTACAATCCGAAGGAGTGGGCCCGTATGGCCAAAGCAGCAGGGATGAAGTATGCGGTGATCACTACCAAACACCACGAGGGTTTCTGCCTGTTTGATTCCAAATTTACAGACTACAAAGCCACTAATACAGCTATCAAAAAAGATCTGATAAAGGAATGGGTGGATGCTTTTCGTGCAGAGGGCCTGAAGGTAGGCTTCTATTATTCGCTGATTGACTGGCACCATCCTGACTTTACAATCGACGGTGTACATCCGCAGCGTGTGAATGATGCCAAAGAGTACGAACGCCTCAATAAAGGCAGGGATATGGCCAAATACCGCACTTACCTGTATAATCAGGTAAAGGAGCTGATGACCAACTACGGTAAAATAGACATCCTGTGGACCGACTTTTCCTATCCCGGAGAACATGGGAAAGATCATAACGACTGGAATTCCATCGAGCTGATTAAGATGGTGCGTAAGCTGCAGCCGGGCATTATTATCAACGACAGGCTGGACCTGGGTGAGTATGAAGATGGAGGCGATTTTGTGACGCCGGAACAATACAAGGTGTCTGAATGGCCCACCCGCAACGGAAAACGGGTGCATTGGGAAACCTGTCAGACCTTCTCCGGTTCATGGGGATATTATCGGGATGAAACCTCCTGGAAAGATAACAAACAGCTGTTGGTGCTGCTGATTGAATCTGTGAGCAAAGGTGGTAACCTGCTGCTTAATGTAGGCCCTACTTCCAGAGGATTGTTTGATACCCGTGCACAAAACAGACTGGAAGGTATGGGAGAGTGGATGAAGGTAAACAGCCGTTCCATTTACGGTTGTACAGAAGCGCCGGCAGGCATTCAGCGGCCGGATAATACGCTGTTGACCTACAACCCGGACACCAAGCGGTTGTACGTGCATCTGCTGGATTATCCATTGCAGCACATTGAATTACCGGGATTAAAAGGCAAGGTAAAGTATGCGCAGTTGTTGCATGATGGTTCAGAGGTGAAGATGAAAGGTACAGATAAAGGTGCGCTGGTACTGGATTTGCCGGTTCGGAAGCCGGATGTGGAAATACCGGTGATTGAGCTGGTGATGGAGTAA
- a CDS encoding LytTR family DNA-binding domain-containing protein, with product MAMQNDYFILRCGDRHEKIRYDELQYLEVMNDHILLHMKGYHLATLETLDWIMSRLPLTTFQRVHQWFVVSYRHITQLGEDHVMIGSVKIPVTRQALLALAAGMAGYSADSR from the coding sequence ATGGCTATGCAAAATGACTACTTTATCCTCCGGTGTGGTGATCGGCACGAAAAAATCCGGTATGATGAACTGCAATACCTCGAAGTAATGAACGATCACATCCTGTTACATATGAAAGGATATCACCTGGCTACCCTGGAAACACTGGACTGGATCATGTCCAGACTACCCCTCACCACCTTCCAGCGGGTCCACCAATGGTTTGTAGTGTCTTACCGGCATATTACCCAACTAGGGGAAGACCATGTGATGATAGGCTCGGTCAAAATCCCGGTGACCCGTCAGGCGCTCCTGGCCCTGGCTGCCGGAATGGCCGGCTACTCAGCGGATAGCCGATAA
- a CDS encoding alpha-L-fucosidase — MKNRIVWLLCMVCLCHGLSAQDMPDMWTKSGNNNNTHPGLKWFTEAKFGLFIHWGLYSRLGGRWNDSSYYGSGEWLMNRAKAPADKYAQVAKTFNPQGFDANQWAQTAKEAGIKYMVITAKHHEGFSMFDSKVTDFDIVDASPYGKDPMKALAAACRNKDIQFGFYYSQFLDWHEPNGGGNTWDFKVKDKDYQQYYRSKSIPQLKELLTNYGPLGLIWFDMPGGLTPEQTRQMIDSLRLLQPNCLFSSRVGHGLGDYRDFGDSEMPPVPISGAWECIYTHNDSWGYIQHDLNFKSPAEIIHLLSTAASKGGNLMLNVGPDGEGKWPTYSVEYLKATGKWLQQYGESIYGTTYGLIPAQPWGVTTSKPGKLFLHVWEAPANRQLRVPGVNAKVKSVKILGSNKTLAFTQGADETTIQLPITLPDTRNTVLVMEYGGTQADLSQLRTQTVSSQYPQADIPSIWAVYNGAAKNKLFTYSHYFGDWKHDNCAYDMKDPEDALVFPLDIQEAGDYKIILDYACDQSAASQQGVVTLNGQQLPFLTLFTGAYDSHKPFMFIQHAIGILHVDKPGKHNLTVKPVSGNKKELFRLRKIVLQPVK, encoded by the coding sequence ATGAAAAACAGAATTGTATGGCTATTATGCATGGTATGCCTCTGCCATGGTCTTTCCGCACAGGATATGCCCGATATGTGGACAAAATCGGGGAATAACAACAACACGCATCCCGGCCTGAAATGGTTTACTGAAGCTAAATTCGGCCTCTTTATCCACTGGGGACTTTATTCCAGATTAGGCGGCCGATGGAACGACAGCAGCTACTACGGCAGCGGAGAATGGCTGATGAACCGCGCTAAAGCACCTGCTGATAAATATGCTCAGGTCGCTAAAACCTTTAACCCGCAAGGTTTTGATGCTAACCAATGGGCTCAGACTGCTAAGGAAGCCGGTATCAAATACATGGTGATCACAGCCAAACATCATGAAGGCTTCAGCATGTTTGATTCCAAAGTGACCGACTTCGATATCGTAGATGCGTCACCGTATGGAAAGGATCCAATGAAAGCACTGGCCGCAGCCTGTCGTAATAAAGACATACAATTCGGGTTTTATTACTCCCAGTTTCTCGACTGGCATGAGCCCAACGGTGGCGGTAACACCTGGGATTTCAAAGTAAAAGACAAAGACTATCAGCAATACTATCGTAGTAAATCTATCCCGCAACTGAAAGAACTGCTGACGAACTACGGTCCGCTGGGCCTCATATGGTTTGATATGCCCGGAGGTCTTACACCTGAACAAACCAGACAGATGATAGATAGTCTGCGTTTGTTACAACCCAACTGCCTCTTCAGCAGCAGGGTAGGCCATGGCCTGGGCGACTACCGCGACTTCGGTGACTCTGAAATGCCACCAGTGCCTATCTCCGGCGCCTGGGAATGTATCTATACACACAACGATTCCTGGGGCTATATTCAACATGATCTCAATTTCAAATCTCCGGCAGAAATCATTCATCTGTTATCTACCGCGGCATCAAAGGGTGGTAACCTGATGCTGAATGTAGGTCCTGATGGAGAGGGTAAATGGCCAACATATTCTGTCGAATACCTGAAAGCTACCGGTAAGTGGCTGCAACAATACGGAGAAAGTATCTATGGCACTACTTATGGCCTGATACCAGCACAGCCCTGGGGCGTTACGACCAGCAAACCAGGAAAACTGTTTTTGCATGTATGGGAAGCCCCGGCTAACAGGCAACTCCGCGTACCCGGTGTCAACGCTAAAGTAAAGTCGGTAAAAATCCTTGGCAGTAATAAAACATTGGCCTTTACACAAGGTGCTGATGAAACAACTATACAACTGCCGATAACGTTACCGGATACACGTAATACAGTGCTGGTAATGGAATACGGCGGTACACAGGCTGATCTGTCGCAGCTGCGTACACAAACCGTCAGCAGTCAGTATCCACAGGCAGACATTCCTTCCATATGGGCTGTTTATAACGGTGCTGCCAAAAACAAATTGTTCACCTATTCTCATTATTTCGGCGACTGGAAACACGACAACTGCGCCTATGATATGAAAGATCCGGAAGATGCGCTGGTGTTCCCGCTCGACATCCAGGAGGCAGGTGATTATAAGATCATACTCGACTACGCCTGTGACCAGTCTGCTGCCTCCCAGCAAGGAGTAGTCACACTCAACGGACAGCAGCTGCCCTTTCTGACACTGTTTACCGGCGCCTACGACAGTCATAAACCTTTTATGTTTATTCAGCATGCCATCGGTATCCTGCATGTGGACAAGCCCGGCAAACACAACCTGACAGTGAAACCTGTATCAGGCAATAAAAAGGAACTATTCCGCCTCCGGAAGATCGTGTTGCAACCTGTAAAATAA
- a CDS encoding alpha-galactosidase, translating to MKQMKPLLLSAALYSTLAVAQTKPPARDWLIDPKGYTATVTEKGKEIVLSNGLLSRSFRTAPNVICTDFRNLTSGEQLLRSVKPEARLTIDGHDYQIGGASGQRQQAYLLPVWLDSLQSGKTDFIYTGHQLTEIKPMLNWKPGGWCSNPHMPTGKALIFTYRAQAPALQGITVKVHYELFDGIPLLAKWLEITNGAAQTLKLDQVVNEILATPEEESTVVGQPDKIRTPHGIYVESNYTFNNSMTARLSDQTTHWKTDSTYTSQVNYDLQTPCLLEVHPKVPVGIALAAGEHFESIRTYELLLDGYDRERNGLAKRRMYRTIAPWSTENPIFMHLVSTDPVKVKNIIDQCAATGYEGVILSFGSGLNMEDTSEVNIAKFKALADYAHSKKVLLGGYSLFSSRRISDEDDVINPATGKPGGAFFGNAPCLGSKWGLGYLAKLKRFIIATGFDIFENDGPYPGDVCASTTHPGHIGKDDSQWKQIQLQKGLYHFLNERGVYINAPDWYFMDGTNKIALGYREVNFSLPRAEQLILNRQNIFDGTWEKTPSMSWGFVPLSEYQGGGAAATLEPLKDHLDAYEQLMMQYYGAGVQACYRGPRLYDDVSTQRLVQQVISWYKKYRDILNTDVIHLRRADGRDWDGIMHVSPVLKQRALVMLYNPTTQPVTRVIALPLYYSGLTNTVSIREKEGRPISYSLDRNYTAHVKVTIPASGYTWLVAE from the coding sequence ATGAAACAAATGAAACCGCTATTGCTGTCTGCAGCGCTATATTCCACGCTGGCAGTGGCCCAGACAAAACCGCCGGCCCGTGACTGGCTCATAGACCCCAAAGGTTATACGGCCACCGTTACGGAAAAAGGGAAAGAAATTGTACTCAGCAACGGTTTGCTGAGCCGCAGTTTTCGTACAGCCCCCAACGTGATCTGTACCGATTTCCGTAACCTGACCAGCGGAGAACAGCTGCTTCGTTCTGTGAAACCGGAAGCCAGGCTCACCATCGATGGGCATGACTACCAAATCGGTGGCGCCAGCGGCCAACGACAACAAGCTTACCTGTTGCCTGTTTGGCTGGACAGCCTGCAGTCCGGTAAAACAGATTTTATATATACCGGCCATCAGCTGACTGAAATTAAGCCAATGCTGAACTGGAAACCCGGAGGCTGGTGTTCCAATCCCCATATGCCTACTGGTAAAGCACTGATCTTCACCTATCGTGCACAGGCGCCTGCGTTGCAGGGTATCACCGTAAAAGTGCATTACGAACTGTTTGACGGCATCCCCCTGCTGGCCAAGTGGCTGGAGATTACTAACGGTGCCGCACAAACGTTGAAACTCGATCAGGTAGTCAACGAAATACTGGCCACACCGGAAGAAGAATCTACCGTAGTGGGTCAGCCCGATAAGATCCGGACCCCGCACGGGATATATGTGGAAAGCAATTACACTTTCAATAACTCGATGACTGCCAGGCTGAGCGATCAGACTACCCATTGGAAAACAGACAGCACCTATACTTCACAAGTGAACTACGATCTGCAAACGCCTTGTCTGCTGGAAGTACACCCTAAAGTGCCGGTGGGCATAGCGCTGGCTGCCGGTGAACATTTTGAGTCTATCCGTACCTATGAGTTGCTGCTGGATGGTTATGACCGGGAACGCAACGGGCTGGCCAAACGTCGCATGTACCGTACGATTGCACCCTGGTCAACAGAAAATCCCATCTTCATGCACCTGGTCAGCACCGATCCGGTAAAAGTGAAAAATATCATTGACCAGTGCGCCGCCACCGGTTATGAAGGGGTGATCCTGAGCTTTGGCAGCGGACTGAACATGGAAGATACCAGTGAGGTGAATATCGCAAAGTTCAAAGCCCTGGCTGATTATGCACATAGTAAAAAGGTACTGCTGGGTGGTTATTCCCTGTTTTCGAGCAGGCGTATCAGTGATGAAGATGATGTGATCAACCCGGCCACCGGTAAGCCGGGTGGCGCTTTCTTCGGCAATGCGCCCTGTCTGGGCAGCAAATGGGGGCTCGGTTATCTGGCTAAATTAAAACGTTTCATTATCGCTACCGGCTTCGATATATTCGAAAACGACGGTCCCTATCCCGGTGATGTATGCGCTTCTACTACCCACCCTGGACATATCGGCAAAGACGATTCACAATGGAAACAGATACAGCTGCAGAAAGGACTGTATCATTTCCTGAATGAGCGCGGTGTATACATCAACGCGCCCGATTGGTACTTCATGGATGGTACCAATAAGATAGCGCTGGGCTATCGGGAAGTCAATTTCTCTTTGCCACGCGCCGAGCAGCTGATCCTGAACCGCCAGAATATTTTTGATGGTACCTGGGAAAAAACGCCTTCCATGAGTTGGGGTTTTGTGCCGCTCAGCGAGTACCAGGGCGGCGGAGCCGCGGCTACACTGGAACCGTTGAAAGACCATCTGGATGCCTACGAGCAACTGATGATGCAATACTATGGTGCTGGCGTACAGGCCTGTTACCGTGGTCCACGTTTATACGACGACGTTAGCACACAGCGCCTGGTACAACAGGTGATCAGCTGGTACAAAAAATACCGCGATATCCTCAATACGGATGTGATCCATCTGCGCCGCGCGGATGGGCGTGACTGGGACGGGATCATGCATGTCAGCCCGGTGCTGAAACAAAGAGCGCTGGTAATGCTGTATAATCCCACTACGCAGCCTGTTACCCGGGTGATAGCCCTGCCATTGTATTATAGCGGGCTTACCAACACGGTCAGCATCCGGGAGAAAGAAGGCCGTCCGATATCGTATTCCCTTGACCGTAACTATACCGCCCACGTTAAAGTGACCATCCCGGCATCAGGATACACCTGGCTGGTGGCGGAGTAA
- a CDS encoding HTH domain-containing protein, with the protein MPKRYFDRLQTIDYLIRIKGTGKPAQLAKRLRISERTLYEFLKMMKELGAPIEYDRYKESYYYSEKGGFNIRFSKNLVTVGTVMMLLLINLW; encoded by the coding sequence ATGCCAAAGCGTTATTTTGATCGACTACAAACCATTGATTACCTCATCAGGATCAAAGGGACCGGTAAACCCGCTCAACTAGCCAAGCGGCTTCGTATTTCCGAACGAACACTCTATGAATTCCTCAAAATGATGAAGGAGTTAGGTGCTCCCATTGAGTACGACCGGTACAAAGAAAGTTATTACTACTCAGAAAAAGGTGGTTTCAACATCCGGTTCTCTAAGAACCTCGTCACCGTGGGTACAGTAATGATGCTCCTCCTGATTAATCTCTGGTAA
- a CDS encoding AcvB/VirJ family lysyl-phosphatidylglycerol hydrolase, which translates to MRTRDLIHAGRFLLIGMLFFSTVQLRAQSNVNNLPVQAKAPAPGTTAPLILYITGDGGMKKFSVNMIEAFRQHNYPVVALNALKYFWNKKTPQQAASDVAELIRHYQAAWNVNNGVVLIGYSMGADVLPFIYNHLPAGIESQVTQIIFLSPSRFTDMEVHISDMLGRSGNKGMNVTAEINRITNKPVLLVLGSEEKDFNIADLTLQHYKKLVLPGGHNYDEDANGVAGKILSAIR; encoded by the coding sequence ATGCGAACCAGAGATTTAATACATGCAGGAAGGTTTTTGCTGATAGGAATGTTGTTTTTTTCAACTGTTCAGTTGCGGGCCCAGTCCAACGTGAACAATTTACCTGTACAGGCTAAAGCCCCGGCACCTGGCACTACGGCCCCGTTGATATTGTATATAACGGGCGACGGAGGTATGAAGAAATTTTCGGTCAATATGATCGAGGCATTCCGGCAGCACAACTACCCTGTGGTGGCGCTGAATGCGTTGAAGTATTTCTGGAACAAAAAGACGCCGCAGCAGGCGGCATCCGATGTAGCAGAGCTGATCCGGCATTACCAGGCGGCCTGGAATGTCAACAACGGCGTGGTACTGATTGGGTATTCCATGGGCGCCGATGTGTTGCCCTTTATCTACAATCATCTGCCTGCCGGTATTGAATCGCAGGTTACCCAGATCATCTTTCTTTCCCCTTCCCGTTTTACTGATATGGAGGTACATATTTCCGATATGCTGGGCAGATCGGGCAATAAGGGGATGAATGTAACGGCGGAGATCAACAGGATCACCAATAAGCCGGTACTGCTGGTATTGGGGTCGGAAGAGAAGGATTTCAACATCGCAGACCTCACCCTGCAGCATTATAAAAAGCTGGTGTTACCGGGCGGGCATAACTATGATGAAGATGCCAATGGGGTGGCCGGTAAGATCTTATCGGCTATCCGCTGA
- a CDS encoding universal stress protein: MSEILIAVDLGPFSENVIRTGVELAGKMNTSVTLFTVIEIGIGLGLPEAGPVFTDDIQGRIKEAEDILQTYKNDYPDANINIQVTAGNPKNETLDQAHNGQTSILVVGTHGRTGLNHMLVGSTAEYIIRHARIPVLVVPYNKEDH, translated from the coding sequence ATGTCAGAAATATTGATCGCAGTTGACCTGGGGCCCTTCTCCGAAAACGTTATCCGCACAGGCGTGGAACTGGCCGGCAAAATGAACACTTCCGTAACATTGTTTACCGTGATCGAAATCGGCATCGGCCTGGGCCTCCCCGAAGCCGGTCCAGTATTTACCGATGATATCCAGGGCAGAATCAAAGAAGCGGAAGATATCCTGCAGACATACAAAAACGACTATCCTGATGCCAATATCAATATTCAGGTAACAGCCGGCAACCCGAAAAACGAAACCCTTGATCAGGCGCACAACGGCCAGACCTCCATCCTCGTTGTTGGCACCCACGGCCGCACCGGCCTCAATCACATGCTGGTGGGCAGTACCGCCGAATACATCATTCGTCATGCCCGTATACCCGTACTCGTTGTTCCTTACAACAAGGAAGATCATTAA